A single genomic interval of Solimonas sp. K1W22B-7 harbors:
- the fmt gene encoding methionyl-tRNA formyltransferase, with translation MRLVFAGTPPFAVAALDALHAAGHEIVGVYTQPDRPAGRGQKLLPSPVAQRATERGLPVFKPEKLRGDAVEELRALAPELMVVVAYGLLLPQAVLDIPRHGCFNIHASLLPRWRGAAPIQRAIEAGDTQTGVTIMRMDAGLDTGPMLLEESLPITAETTGALLHDQLQTLGSRLIVEAVALLQRGELQERAQPAEGATYARKLSKEEVRVDWTRPAQQIARSIRAFNPVPVAWSELGGERLRLWLAQAEPGDAGAAPGTIVAADARGIAVAAGEGLVRLQQLQWPGGKPQDAAQAARGRKLEGERFA, from the coding sequence ATGCGCCTGGTCTTCGCCGGCACGCCGCCCTTCGCGGTCGCGGCGCTGGACGCCCTCCACGCAGCGGGTCACGAAATCGTCGGCGTCTACACCCAGCCCGACCGCCCCGCCGGGCGCGGCCAGAAGCTCCTGCCCTCGCCGGTGGCGCAGCGCGCCACGGAACGGGGCCTGCCGGTCTTCAAGCCCGAGAAGCTGCGCGGCGACGCGGTGGAAGAACTGCGCGCGCTGGCCCCCGAGCTGATGGTGGTGGTGGCCTATGGCCTGCTGCTGCCGCAGGCGGTGCTGGATATCCCCCGCCATGGCTGCTTCAACATCCACGCCTCGCTGCTGCCGCGCTGGCGCGGTGCCGCGCCGATCCAGCGCGCGATCGAGGCCGGCGACACCCAGACCGGCGTGACGATCATGCGCATGGATGCCGGCCTGGACACCGGCCCGATGCTGCTGGAAGAAAGCCTGCCGATCACCGCGGAGACCACCGGCGCATTGCTGCACGACCAGCTGCAGACCCTCGGCAGCCGGCTGATCGTGGAAGCCGTGGCGCTCCTGCAGCGCGGCGAGCTGCAGGAGCGCGCGCAGCCGGCCGAGGGCGCCACCTACGCCCGCAAGCTGAGCAAGGAAGAGGTCCGCGTGGACTGGACACGGCCGGCGCAGCAGATCGCGCGCAGCATCCGCGCCTTCAACCCGGTGCCGGTGGCCTGGAGCGAGCTGGGCGGCGAGCGCCTGCGCCTGTGGCTGGCGCAGGCCGAGCCGGGCGATGCCGGCGCGGCGCCGGGCACGATCGTCGCGGCGGATGCGCGCGGCATTGCGGTGGCGGCGGGTGAAGGCCTCGTGCGCCTGCAGCAGCTGCAGTGGCCGGGCGGCAAGCCGCAGGACGCGGCCCAGGCCGCACGCGGCCGCAAGCTCGAGGGAGAGCGCTTCGCATGA
- a CDS encoding oxidoreductase-like domain-containing protein encodes MSGPAPFRYPTPEETDLPPYPDQPDCCNGGCAVCVLEGWPEEVQAWKEKVEEIRAKRAIKTDP; translated from the coding sequence ATGAGCGGCCCAGCCCCCTTCCGCTATCCCACGCCGGAGGAAACCGACCTGCCGCCCTACCCGGACCAGCCGGACTGCTGCAACGGCGGCTGCGCCGTCTGCGTGCTGGAAGGCTGGCCCGAGGAAGTGCAGGCCTGGAAGGAGAAGGTGGAAGAGATCCGGGCGAAGCGCGCGATCAAAACAGACCCGTAG
- a CDS encoding EAL domain-containing protein — MRFLDLSEPRTGPADRGEAAADDLRRHVAGPAATLAGTGWRLLVLVLLYFITGWLGLKLAQPPGYATAIWPPSGISLALLLLWGRGLWPGVWLGSLLLNCAVGYKVSGSLSADGMMIAAAIASGSSLQAVCGATLIRRHVGWPSMLDSGPAVLRFMLLGGALSCVIAATVGTLTLHVSGKVVAGDLLFNGFTWWVGDTMGVFLIAPLLVVWALERRRSWQRRLPTVVGSVAVSVLLGALVVQQTNLVESGRIRNAFSEQAEAVQRRLAEQLGGAERAVRTLGDFYRASSQVTPDDFVAFAGGQLLNTPGVRLLGWAPRLPGEHYPVTYIMPRDGNQGLIGYDLAADAAQRDLLGGMALSRSLAVSRELPQSGATRAPGVLVAAPLGRELPDSGYRLDGVVFAVLQFEALMPQVLGAGLPRGVDVVLLDRQGPAARRLLYSSRGSLPPRDANSLVHEGELVFGPARWSLQVIAGNEYLQSHRSLQAWITQAGVFLFSGLLGGFLLVLTGRAARVEQLVGERTDELEQKNRALSGEVEQRQRGETALRESEERFRGIFESASTGIAFANARGRILQSNAAFQAQLGYSAEALRSMDFPSLTHPEEVPRELELFRDVEAGRRDSYRIEKRFRAAGGRHAWADCTVSAIRSSDARPQYYVVVSTDIEARKTAEDRIRYLAQSDALTGLPNRSTLASRLDEVLCLAQAAQRPFAVMFIDIDRFKNINDSLGHGTGDTLLQEMARRLGICVRAKDTLARHGGDEFVVVLPEVHDAEQVSQIATRMLASVEQPLTIDQHLLSVTCSIGIAMYPGDGEDAESLLKNADAAMYVAKNSGRNSLQFFTADMNARVREFLRIENDLRSALKHGEFRLHYQPQFDTATGEVLAMEALIRWQHPQRGLLLAGQFIRVAEESGLIEEIGDWVLNEACRQNRAWQLRGLKPLPVSVNLSGFQLYRRDIVAKVERALRASGMDPEWLELEVTESVLMQDVERVVRILREIRGMGVKLALDDFGTGYSSLAYLQRFPLSRLKVDQTFVRDISVDDSDAAICKAIIALARTLGLQVVAEGVETQQQLGFLREHRCDVVQGNLLGAAMPPESMELLLGA, encoded by the coding sequence ATGAGATTCCTGGACCTCAGCGAACCGCGGACCGGCCCCGCCGACCGCGGTGAAGCCGCTGCCGACGACCTGCGCCGGCACGTCGCCGGGCCGGCGGCGACGCTGGCCGGGACCGGCTGGCGGCTGCTGGTGCTGGTGTTGCTGTACTTCATCACCGGCTGGCTGGGCCTGAAGCTGGCGCAGCCGCCGGGTTACGCCACCGCGATCTGGCCGCCTTCCGGCATTTCCCTGGCCCTGTTGCTACTGTGGGGGCGCGGCCTCTGGCCCGGCGTCTGGCTGGGCTCGCTGCTGCTCAACTGCGCGGTCGGCTACAAGGTCAGCGGCAGCCTGTCGGCCGACGGCATGATGATCGCCGCGGCCATCGCCAGCGGCTCCAGCCTGCAGGCGGTCTGCGGCGCCACGCTGATCCGCCGCCATGTCGGCTGGCCGAGCATGCTGGACTCGGGCCCGGCAGTGCTGCGCTTCATGCTGCTGGGCGGCGCGCTGTCCTGCGTCATCGCCGCCACCGTCGGTACCCTGACGCTCCATGTCAGCGGCAAGGTGGTCGCCGGCGACCTGCTGTTCAACGGCTTCACCTGGTGGGTCGGCGACACCATGGGCGTGTTCCTGATCGCGCCGCTGCTGGTGGTCTGGGCGCTGGAGCGCCGCCGCAGCTGGCAGCGCCGCCTGCCGACCGTGGTCGGTTCGGTCGCGGTGTCGGTGCTGCTGGGCGCGCTGGTGGTGCAGCAGACCAACCTGGTCGAAAGCGGACGCATCCGCAACGCCTTCTCCGAGCAGGCCGAAGCGGTGCAGCGACGCCTGGCGGAGCAGCTCGGCGGCGCGGAGCGGGCGGTGCGCACGCTGGGCGATTTCTACCGCGCGTCCTCCCAGGTCACGCCGGACGACTTCGTCGCCTTCGCCGGCGGGCAGCTGCTGAATACCCCGGGTGTCCGCTTGCTGGGCTGGGCGCCACGCCTGCCGGGCGAGCACTACCCGGTGACCTACATCATGCCGCGCGATGGCAACCAGGGCCTGATCGGCTACGACCTGGCCGCCGACGCCGCGCAACGCGACCTGCTGGGCGGCATGGCGCTGTCGCGCTCGCTGGCGGTGTCGCGCGAGCTGCCGCAGTCGGGCGCCACGCGGGCGCCGGGCGTGCTGGTGGCGGCGCCCCTGGGGCGCGAGCTGCCGGATTCCGGCTATCGCCTCGACGGCGTCGTGTTCGCGGTGCTGCAGTTCGAAGCGCTGATGCCGCAGGTGCTGGGCGCCGGCCTGCCCCGCGGCGTCGACGTGGTGCTGCTGGACCGCCAGGGCCCCGCCGCACGCCGGCTGCTCTACAGCAGCCGTGGCAGCCTGCCGCCGCGCGACGCCAACAGCCTGGTGCACGAGGGCGAGCTGGTCTTCGGCCCGGCGCGCTGGAGCCTGCAGGTGATCGCCGGCAACGAATACCTGCAATCGCACCGCTCGCTGCAGGCCTGGATCACCCAGGCCGGCGTGTTCCTGTTCTCCGGCCTGCTCGGCGGCTTCCTGCTGGTGCTCACCGGCCGTGCCGCGCGCGTCGAGCAACTGGTCGGCGAACGCACCGACGAGCTGGAGCAGAAGAACCGCGCGCTGTCCGGCGAGGTGGAGCAGCGCCAGCGCGGCGAGACGGCATTGCGCGAGAGCGAGGAGCGCTTCCGCGGCATCTTCGAGAGCGCCAGCACCGGCATCGCCTTCGCCAATGCGCGCGGCCGCATCCTGCAGAGCAATGCCGCCTTCCAGGCCCAGCTCGGCTACTCCGCCGAGGCGCTGCGCAGCATGGACTTTCCGTCCCTGACCCATCCCGAGGAAGTACCACGCGAGCTGGAGCTGTTCCGCGACGTGGAGGCCGGCCGGCGAGACAGCTACCGTATCGAGAAGCGCTTCCGCGCCGCCGGCGGCCGCCATGCCTGGGCCGACTGCACGGTCTCGGCGATCCGCTCGTCCGACGCGCGGCCGCAGTACTACGTGGTGGTCAGCACCGACATCGAGGCGCGCAAGACCGCCGAGGACCGCATCCGCTACCTGGCGCAGAGCGACGCCCTCACCGGCCTGCCCAACCGCTCGACGCTGGCCAGCCGGCTGGATGAAGTGCTGTGCCTGGCGCAGGCGGCGCAACGGCCGTTCGCGGTGATGTTCATCGACATCGACCGCTTCAAGAACATCAACGACTCGCTGGGCCACGGCACCGGCGACACCCTGCTGCAGGAAATGGCGCGCCGCCTCGGCATCTGCGTGCGCGCCAAGGACACGCTGGCGCGCCACGGCGGCGACGAGTTCGTGGTGGTGCTGCCGGAGGTTCACGATGCCGAGCAGGTATCGCAGATCGCCACCCGCATGCTGGCCAGCGTGGAGCAGCCGCTGACCATCGACCAGCACCTGCTCAGCGTCACCTGCAGCATCGGCATCGCCATGTATCCGGGCGACGGCGAAGACGCCGAAAGCCTGCTGAAGAACGCCGACGCCGCGATGTACGTGGCCAAGAATTCCGGCCGCAACAGCCTGCAGTTCTTCACCGCCGACATGAATGCGCGCGTGCGCGAGTTCCTGCGCATCGAGAACGACCTGCGCAGCGCGCTCAAGCACGGCGAGTTCCGCCTGCACTACCAGCCGCAGTTCGACACCGCCACCGGCGAGGTGCTGGCGATGGAGGCGCTGATCCGCTGGCAGCATCCGCAGCGCGGCCTGCTGCTGGCGGGCCAGTTCATCCGCGTCGCCGAGGAGAGCGGCCTGATCGAGGAGATCGGCGACTGGGTGCTGAACGAGGCCTGCCGCCAGAACCGCGCCTGGCAGCTGCGCGGCCTCAAGCCGCTGCCGGTGTCGGTGAACCTGTCGGGTTTCCAGCTCTACCGCCGCGACATCGTCGCCAAGGTCGAGCGTGCGCTGCGCGCCAGCGGCATGGATCCGGAATGGCTGGAACTGGAGGTCACCGAGTCGGTACTGATGCAGGACGTCGAGCGCGTGGTGCGCATCCTGCGCGAGATCCGCGGCATGGGCGTGAAGCTGGCACTGGACGACTTCGGCACCGGCTATTCGTCGCTGGCCTACCTGCAGCGCTTCCCGCTGAGCCGGCTCAAGGTGGACCAGACCTTCGTGCGCGACATCAGCGTCGACGACAGCGACGCGGCGATCTGCAAGGCCATCATCGCGCTGGCCCGCACCCTGGGCCTGCAGGTGGTGGCCGAGGGGGTGGAGACGCAGCAGCAGCTGGGCTTCCTGCGCGAGCACCGCTGCGACGTGGTGCAGGGCAATCTGCTGGGGGCGGCGATGCCGCCGGAGAGCATGGAGCTGTTGTTGGGTGCGTAA
- a CDS encoding synaptic vesicle VAT-1 family membrane protein, whose protein sequence is MQAIVIDRPGSYHRLQLRELPDPQPRPGELRIAVQHSGVNYADCVIRMGLYESAKRLVGWPITPGFEVAGLIDAVGDGVDGWRPGDRVLAVTLFGGYASRLCVPAVQAFRIPAALDTAQAAALPTIFLTAWFALHELAHLRRGERVLVHSAAGGVGSAAVQLAAQAGTEVTAVVGGAHKRELPQRLGARHVIVKSEQALWAEAGRIAPGGYDVILDPNGVETLGQSYAHLAPLGRLAIYGFHTMLPRQGGRPNWPKLAWDWLRTPRFDPLKLTVENRSVLGFNLSFLSERADLLLPAMTQILAGIEAGRLQPPPLAIYPLSAVAEAHHALESGQTQGKLILAP, encoded by the coding sequence GTGCAAGCCATCGTCATCGACCGTCCCGGCAGCTACCACCGCCTGCAGCTGCGCGAGCTGCCCGACCCGCAACCGCGCCCCGGCGAACTGCGCATCGCGGTGCAGCACAGCGGCGTCAACTACGCCGACTGCGTCATCCGCATGGGCCTCTACGAGTCCGCCAAGCGCCTGGTCGGCTGGCCCATCACCCCCGGCTTCGAGGTCGCGGGCTTGATCGACGCCGTGGGCGATGGCGTGGACGGCTGGCGCCCCGGCGACCGCGTGCTGGCCGTGACCCTGTTCGGCGGCTATGCCAGCCGCCTCTGCGTGCCGGCGGTGCAGGCCTTCCGCATCCCCGCCGCGCTGGACACCGCGCAGGCCGCCGCCCTGCCGACGATCTTCCTGACCGCCTGGTTCGCGCTGCACGAACTGGCCCACCTGCGCCGCGGCGAGCGCGTGCTGGTGCATTCCGCCGCCGGCGGCGTCGGCAGCGCCGCCGTGCAGCTGGCCGCCCAGGCCGGCACCGAGGTTACCGCCGTGGTCGGCGGCGCGCACAAGCGCGAGCTGCCGCAGCGCCTGGGCGCGCGCCACGTCATCGTGAAATCCGAGCAGGCGCTGTGGGCCGAGGCCGGGCGCATCGCTCCCGGCGGCTACGACGTGATCCTGGACCCCAACGGCGTCGAGACCCTGGGCCAGAGCTATGCCCACCTCGCGCCGCTGGGCCGCCTGGCGATCTACGGCTTCCACACCATGCTGCCGCGCCAGGGGGGCCGCCCCAACTGGCCCAAGCTGGCCTGGGACTGGCTGCGCACGCCGCGCTTCGACCCGCTCAAGCTCACCGTGGAGAACCGCAGCGTGCTGGGCTTCAACCTCAGCTTCCTCAGCGAGCGCGCCGACCTGCTGCTGCCGGCGATGACGCAGATCCTGGCCGGCATCGAGGCCGGCCGCCTGCAGCCGCCGCCGCTGGCGATCTACCCGCTGTCCGCCGTCGCCGAGGCGCACCACGCCCTGGAATCCGGCCAGACCCAGGGCAAGCTGATCCTGGCGCCCTGA
- a CDS encoding deoxycytidylate deaminase, which yields MSEILPDTDTYYMGIAFAVREKANCTGNRVGAVIVKENRVISTGYNGVPEGMTNCLDGGCLRCRNPNGQFASGVGYDLCICVHAEQNALLSAARFGISVQDATLYTTMQPCFGCAKEMLQAKIRQVLYVHPWTPSDPDPEMDRMKKSEYDRIVTRLGAKQLKVEDARAVWAVTSLRKAPLV from the coding sequence ATGAGCGAAATCTTGCCGGACACCGACACCTACTACATGGGCATTGCCTTCGCCGTGCGCGAAAAGGCCAACTGCACCGGCAACCGCGTAGGTGCCGTGATCGTCAAGGAAAACCGGGTGATCTCCACCGGCTACAACGGCGTGCCCGAAGGCATGACCAACTGCCTGGACGGCGGCTGCCTGCGCTGCCGCAACCCCAACGGCCAGTTCGCCTCCGGCGTCGGCTACGACCTCTGCATCTGCGTCCACGCCGAACAGAACGCCCTGCTGTCCGCCGCCCGCTTCGGCATCTCGGTACAGGACGCCACGCTCTACACCACCATGCAGCCCTGCTTCGGCTGCGCCAAGGAAATGCTGCAGGCCAAGATCAGGCAGGTGCTCTACGTACACCCCTGGACGCCGAGCGATCCCGATCCCGAGATGGACCGCATGAAGAAGTCGGAGTACGACCGAATCGTGACGCGCTTGGGGGCGAAGCAGTTGAAGGTGGAGGATGCAAGGGCGGTGTGGGCGGTGACGAGCCTCAGGAAGGCGCCGCTGGTGTGA